From Numida meleagris isolate 19003 breed g44 Domestic line chromosome 4, NumMel1.0, whole genome shotgun sequence, the proteins below share one genomic window:
- the HELT gene encoding hairy and enhancer of split-related protein HELT: MASGLKERRRTPVSHKVIEKRRRDRINRCLAELGRTVPLALAKQGSGKLEKAEILEMTVQYLRALHSADFPRGREKELLSEFANYFHYGYHECMKNLVHYLTTVERMETKDTKYARILAFLQSKARFAAEPLLAAPPEPDAAFPPPPERPPGPAEPFPWPYGPLPAPAALGGPGQQRAAFLPSAQGLERRYLGLLGPPAPGAFGLPPGQHPPVVL; encoded by the exons ATGGCCTCGGGCCTCAAGGAGCGCAGG AGGACGCCCGTGTCCCACAAAGTGATCGAGAAGCGGCGGCGGGACCGCATCAACCGGTGCCTGGCGGAGCTGGGCCGCACCGTGCCGCTGGCGCTGGCCAAGCAG GGCTCGGGCAAGCTGGAGAAGGCGGAGATCCTGGAGATGACGGTGCAGTACCTGCGGGCGCTGCACTCGGCCGACTTCCCCCGCGGCAGGGAGAAGG AGCTGCTCTCCGAGTTCGCCAACTACTTCCACTACGGCTACCACGAGTGCATGAAGAACCTGGTGCACTACCTGACCACGGTGGAGCGGATGGAGACCAAGGACACCAAGTACGCCCGCATCCTCGCCTTCCTGCAGTCCAAGGCGCGCTTCGCCGCCGAGCCGCTCCTCGCCGCGCCGCCGGAGCCCGACGCCGCCTTCCCGCCGCCCCCCGAGCGCCCGCCGGGCCCCGCCGAGCCCTTCCCGTGGCCCTACGGTCCCCTGCCCGCCCCCGCGGCCCTGGGCGGCCCCGGGCAGCAGCGCGCCGCCTTCCTCCCGTCCGCGCAGGGCCTGGAGCGCCGCTACCTCGGCTTGCTGGGCCCTCCGGCCCCAGGCGCCTTCGGGCTGCCGCCCGGCCAGCACCCCCCCGTCGTGCTATAG